The following proteins are co-located in the Kosmotoga arenicorallina S304 genome:
- a CDS encoding MFS transporter, giving the protein MNYRKTQNLSFVEGIAYNAAFILTQGFIITGLAFQFNTTERILAIIGVIPMISQMLQIFSPRLFKISGNRKRAMLISASIARYSFIVIPLFLLLNLRNQYLLLMSLLIFGAFNSLTGNFWISIMKDIIPEERAGRFFGLRNLLISLSSMILLYFYSILIDSLGDQKGFLIVAVLGAFSSVISRFLLGKYDDPPKKTLISGNIFSKAFKDERFKKFLFFAFFWNFTIALASPFFSYHQIVNLRLSYSYLSILGFIATGVSMLFYFFWGKLADRIGHQSIAEFSVFTASLLPSMWLFMNEHTFKILLPVDSIVGGMAWSGINLTLFTLLLGIADASNVEAYFAVFSFSSGSGALLGALAGGFIASWLNLFKFELFGMPFYGIQFLFLAGGVFRGISWLLLKQVKTRKEISIPRYFFSTVSILGRRAVSRPYEYAPIIAKARESFKKRIANKKTMKVEKENQKYIL; this is encoded by the coding sequence ATGAATTACAGAAAAACTCAAAACCTATCTTTTGTTGAAGGCATAGCTTATAATGCTGCCTTTATACTCACTCAGGGGTTTATCATCACAGGGCTTGCTTTCCAGTTTAACACTACTGAGAGAATCCTCGCTATAATTGGTGTTATTCCTATGATTTCGCAAATGCTTCAAATCTTTTCTCCAAGGCTTTTCAAAATCAGTGGTAACAGAAAACGCGCGATGCTCATTTCAGCGTCCATAGCGAGATATTCTTTTATTGTTATTCCGCTATTTTTGCTGTTGAATTTGAGAAACCAGTACCTACTGCTCATGTCATTGCTTATATTTGGAGCTTTCAACAGCTTAACGGGCAATTTCTGGATTTCCATCATGAAAGACATAATTCCAGAAGAAAGGGCAGGCAGGTTTTTTGGATTGAGAAATTTGCTCATTTCTTTATCATCTATGATTTTGCTTTATTTTTATTCCATCCTGATAGATTCTCTTGGTGATCAAAAAGGGTTCTTGATTGTGGCTGTATTAGGAGCGTTCTCGTCAGTTATTTCACGCTTTCTCCTTGGAAAGTATGATGATCCGCCGAAAAAGACCCTCATCAGTGGAAATATTTTTTCTAAAGCCTTCAAAGATGAAAGATTCAAAAAATTTCTTTTCTTTGCTTTTTTCTGGAACTTTACCATCGCCCTTGCCAGCCCCTTTTTTTCCTATCATCAGATTGTCAATTTAAGACTGAGCTATTCTTATCTCAGCATTCTTGGGTTTATCGCAACCGGTGTCTCTATGCTTTTCTATTTTTTCTGGGGAAAGCTTGCAGATAGGATAGGGCATCAAAGCATTGCGGAATTTTCTGTTTTCACGGCTTCCCTCTTACCCTCTATGTGGCTTTTCATGAATGAGCATACATTCAAAATCCTGCTGCCTGTTGACTCCATTGTAGGCGGAATGGCCTGGAGCGGTATAAACCTAACGCTTTTCACCCTTTTGCTCGGAATAGCCGATGCTTCCAATGTGGAAGCTTATTTTGCTGTATTTTCCTTTTCCAGCGGATCAGGCGCTCTGCTTGGTGCATTGGCAGGCGGTTTTATTGCCAGCTGGCTAAATTTGTTCAAATTTGAACTCTTTGGGATGCCTTTTTATGGAATCCAATTTTTATTCCTTGCCGGGGGTGTTTTCAGAGGCATCTCCTGGCTTTTGTTGAAGCAAGTCAAAACGAGAAAAGAAATTTCCATACCCAGGTATTTCTTTTCAACAGTTTCAATTCTTGGCAGAAGGGCTGTTTCCAGGCCATATGAGTATGCTCCCATCATAGCGAAAGCCCGTGAGTCTTTCAAAAAAAGAATAGCCAACAAGAAGACAATGAAAGTTGAAAAGGAAAACCAGAAGTATATTCTATGA